The genome window cagaggtcagaggtaATTTTTTATCAActaatcacagtccttgaattgttgCATCATCTCTAGCAATGGGGTTAACCAcgcctcctcactaagataaaggttttgtaCTTTCCCTATTCGTCATTGCTCtaaaaatttttctaaatcacttttagtctaggactcccagctaggactttttaggctaagataggagctttctgagagaattctaagaagctttgtaagACCAATTTTTAGCCGCCAGCCCTGATAGCTTTGGGAACCTTACAAGGGAAGCTTATTCCCTAGTCTCTTCTACATTGCTGTCCCAATGGACAAAGACCCCAGGGCAGTCCCACAACTCACTGGAGATTTTACATCTCCCGCTTGGATTGTGAACATCTGGAAAGTGTGGTTGTGGGGAAAGTCTGGACTGGGCTGTCACACAAACCCCTGCTAGTGAAAGAAGCCTTAACAGGCCGGGCGCGAAGTCTGGGGGTTTCTGTGAACTGTTAGTTATGAGGTTTTGATGAATATGATTTCTTATAGAATGGTAATATAAAAAGCAGTAACTATGTTTAAGTCTGCTTTGTTTAACAATAAATGTAGAGCTGAATATTTGAACTGTATTTTAATTACTATCAACTGTATAATATTTCAATTACAGTGTAAAGATGTGGGTTTTTTATGGTTAAAAACAAAGCCCAGATTGCAGATACATCTGACATACAAAGACAAATCTTGGCATATAAGGTTGGGATATGGCTGTTAAAAATTTGTAATCATGAATTAGTAGCTCTTCATACAGTTTGCTCCCcaaataaattcaataaattagaatcTACTGTTAATCTAATGCAAAAGAATTATCTAAGCAAAAGTTAAACACTGAGTTATGGACATTATAGCAGGTCTAGACATCCGGCCTTTATTGTTACATGCCATAGCCATACCATGAGGAAAATCTCATTCTCATGAGCACTGTTTAAAGGAATGCCACACCAGGTGGCGCTGCAACCAGGACATCACCATCTactttctccagatttccagtGAAGAGGCAGCACGGTGGGGTCTTTCTAGTTGGTCTTAAGGTGTTCCTAATGATGCTATGGCATATGGTTTGTTTCCAAGGTTATTCTTACCACCCTTAATTTTCCGAGAAGGGGTAACAAGGAACACTAGTCATGTTTAATTAAGTAACCGTGTAAACTGTAAACACCCGCATAGCTGCCAGGATTTCTTACCATTTAGCACCAGTGGTAACAAGGTTCTACGTCGTTTCcagattcacacacatttacatgatATACAAAGTCTCGATACAAAGAAAAATTCAAAGAAGACCAAGACAaggttgtttttctttaatttgaaaaatataaaactttaataataaaggctacatcttttaataattacaataattatagCTCAAAGTAAAATCTTTAACTGAAAACTctttgtataatgtataatttacaGATTTGATAAAATgaagtaaacaaaacaaaagtaaatgatATCATTAAAAGCTTACAAAGTGTTTCAAAACATAAAGCCCTTCTAAAAACCAAGGGAATATAATAACACCCTGAAACAGGGTAGCACATGGTATGGTCCATGTAGGCACAGGTGCTGCACTGATATCAAATAAACTTTAGTGACCCCTACCCACCCCACcgcaccccaccccaccccacccgaCACCTACCTCCCGCCTCCCTTCACGGTGCATCGTTCGAAACTATAGGCCtacagtgtgtgtaatgaaCGTGAGTTGTGGCTGTGACAACTAAAATCACAACTTGTGCCGTATTTCAGAAGTTTTCCGTATGACGTGAACCGattgtttttcacattgtcTGATTTGTAGCTGTAATGTGTGGGTATTGTGATCTGTATAATAACTGTTTGCTATTTTCAGCACTTTCAAAAGTAAGTTCAAAAGCAGGGTATATGCAATTAAAGGAATAATTTTGGTACCTTCAGCTTGCTGTAAGGAATAATCGAGTTGTAGCTGCATGCCTGGGCCACACAACCATCACAACATTTTACGTgatttctaataataaaaataacataaaaaaattaggaTTGCACGTGCGAAACAGGCAtactgttaataaaaaaaaaaaaaaaaaccttcacacCTCGACAAAACAAAGGCACCACAAGAAGAGGGTTCTGTAACCGACAGCCATATTTCATTTCATCATTTCAGTCCTAAAGGTCGCTTAATTGGAAATTTATACCGATATAAAATCTTTTCCAAGATCTTCGATATCGAGGCATGAGCCTGGTAACCTTGCCCGATGAATATTGGAGCGTTCAGTAGAGGCAGGACGACGAGATATGGATGATTCAGCAGCTAAAAAGTAAGAGCTACAGTAACAGTGACTTGCTGATAGAACTTTAGTTGCAATAAGAACCTAGGAATGTCTAGTGTAGAAATTCTTAAAAAGTAGTTACTGCACAGGCAGCTTATGCTGCAGCAAATTATGATGAGTAACATGATGTACGAAGGAcgggaagagtgtgtgtgtgtgtgtgtgtgtgtttgtgtgtgtgttgcattacTTATACAAAAACAATCGTTTTAAGCAGCGTGTCCTTTCTGTGGACGTGAGAGTCAGGAAAATTAGGATAGTATAGATAGTTCAATAaatacgttaaaaaaaaaaaaaaaccttccttagacacatgtatatatacacataggcgtgtatgtatatatgcatgTATGGACGTTTCCGAGTTCAACAGATGAAGCAAATGATGCGCTTTAGGCTCCGTCCACTTGCTGCATCAGCGCAGTGAAATAATCTGCACCTTCaatggtttaaattttttgagCAACAGCTCAAAATTGTTTTCTAAGGCggagtggttaaaaaaaaaagggtcttcTGATCATCTTCATCGATGTATTAATGTTCCTTCAATCACATCCcggttttttgtcttttttccaaaTATATTAAACTCTAGGTAGCTTTAAAAAGGCACAAATTTGTGCCGAAGGAGTCTGTTCGCCTTGTGTCTGATGGACGGCTGGACTCGGAGTTCCTGGTGGCAGCAGACTTGGGTAGAGGAAGTTCGTTCGTCAGTCATCCCAGCGCTTAAAAAGGCGTAAAGTAATCGAGTAGCCGGGTGGCCGGGATGCGCTCAGTCCATGCGCTCGACCTTTCCGAGGATCTTCCCTTCGTACATGGGCAGCACCGTGCCGTCTTCCCAGATCTCCTCGAACACAGCGCCGCACTCGAACTCATCGCTGGCCTTCTTAAAGTAGTACCTGCAACGGGAAGATGCCTGGTGAATACAAATTCTcaatttcatacatttttatttttatttttttagagtgTTCCTAATGCAAGTCAATAAGGCTGATATAAGACATATAGAGAGATTGTGTAAACCTTCTTGCATTAAACATTATTAGATACCAAAATGTGTCTGgactcattttttaaaaccctCTGTGCTTGGAACACCAGTAAACCCTGGCCTTTTGACAGTAAACCCAGGGAGCTTCACCGTGACCTCGAGGGTGTTCTAAAGGTCAAGGGTCGACTAACCCTGGCACAAAGACAGCACTGAAAGTTCAGTTGGGGCCCTATTCTAGCCTGAGCCCCTAATGATCTGAGGTCTCTTTAAAAGGAGCAAGGATCAGCAGGGAAGATTTAATGATTGGCTTTGTAATGGAAAAATGCCTGACTCGCACCATGTGTGGGGCAGCTTTGGAATTCCACAGCCTGCCTGGGTTTATGGGTGAAAGCTGACTAACTCACACAAACAGCATGTGTGTAaacttgttttcctttttccttttttcccccccaatcTTCCTTCTCTTCCTCCTCATTTTTTACACTTCTCTAGCTTTGCTCAGTCTGATGTAGTCCGTATTTCGGTTTATTCTCTATTCTGTACAAACCGAACGCGCGTCTCAATTAGGAACAGAGGCGTCGCGGAGATGCGCCGAAGGCCGTGTAACCTTGGCACACATAAGCATCTTCTACTATACATTTCTATCACAGTGTTCTCCATCCTATCCTTCATTTCCTCACATCTCAGAGGGAATGAAACAGCCTCGCAAGCTCAGCGGAGCGAAGTGAAGATGAAGAAAGAACATAGGAGCTgagaagaaggaaagaaaggaatGAAGAAGAGgaaggggaggaaaaaaagaaacgcgTTCAGCGTGTTTTCTAGATCTGGTTTCAAGATCGTCTGATTTCCCAGAGCTACGGGAATAAATGGAAGACATGGGGTAAAGGTTTCTGATTTATAGCTTTGGGGAGTGCCTAATAAATCAACAGATTGCAAaagttatataattaattttataaagtatgaatgaatgaagtgaACTTTTATGCAATATTGAGTATAAACTATTATTACTGCAATATCATTTTATGTGTTGTAGGTTAATGTTCAAtgcatgaatttaaaaaaaaatggtgcttAGATGAAATTGAAGCCTTAgatgaactaaaaaaaacaaaaacaaatatgaaaatagataaaCTTCTCCTAAACCGCGTTCGAGTGTCAGGGAACAAATGCGaagcattttcatttttttccgtCTAGACATGTCCTAAGCCTCTGTTTGAGATCGTTCAGGTTTAGCGTTCCAAGTTCAAAAGCACTCTGGGTCCTGTAAAGAGCTGCCCGTTCTGAAGATGCGCGTTCGTGAACGGCTTACGGCTGATGTAATCCTGGGAAGAATCTGAGAGGCTGTCAAACGCAGCAGCTCAGTGGGCAGAAAATAATAGGGTTTGGGCCGCGAAGCCATGCTTATTAAGAACGCCTTAGCGTGGGAATCAGTGGGGCTGACGGACCCAGATCCATGCGCACAACACAATCTGGCCCTCCACCACATCCTACTTCTGCACGTgcgttctttttttattattattattgttgcgATGTGCATCTTATCTCATCCTATCTTAGACATCTCATCTTAATTACAGAGACATGGTCTCTTTGCAGCCCTGTGGACTCCAGGCAAACAGGCGCGCGTTGAAATATCGAGAAACCGAGTTTGCCGTACCTGTAGTTGCCTTTCTTGCGGAGCTGCTCTTTGAAATGGCCGAGAGTGAGGCTGTGGGTCTTCATGAGTCTGCGGTAAGGGATCTCCTCGCCGCAGAAGAAGTAGGTGACCACAAGCTCCGTGCCAGAGTGGGCGCTGGAGTGTCCGGCACTCAACCGCCGCTGCTCCTTCCACCTTCGGAGAAGAAATACAGATGGGTTAATGCTGAGTAGGGGCATTGTTATTCTTAGTTAAGTCTAGGAAGCAATGTTAATTATTACTGTCTTTCTTAATAGCGGATACAATACAACATTGGTCACACGGCTGGATTGCATATATCCCAATGAAATcgatattttttaatatatacgtTTAGGCCGCGCtggtttttcttttgtgaaagTGTGTCCTTGATGAGAAAGGCCAAGCCAGCAGAGGCTGAGAAGAGCCTTTTCTCGAGCGTAACATGTGATTAGGTTGCGTCTGAAGGCAGGCCGAGCTGTTGTGCAGCGTGAGACGGCTCTGCGAGGGCCCTCCCGAGTTTGATGGATGATGGGCCTTTGTGTCAGTGTCTAGGCTTTTCACTAATCTGACCTCTCGCTAAGAGACCCCGACAGGCTTTCGATTCTGCCTTTCTCCTCCCTCCCCCCCCCACCAATCCTAACGTGACGGTCCAGCTCAACCTGTGCACAGTGGTGCGGTGGCAGGCTCAGAGGGCCGGCCTGGACCAACATGTGTTGCAGGGGTGGCCAAAGGGCAAGCCCCCAAAAGAGCTGTGAAGCTTTTCATTCACTTCCAGGGCTTTGTTAACGCCGCTTCAGATGGCGATGGTTCGCCCTGAGACAGCTGGCTGGCTAAAGGTCAGCCAATTAAAGctcagaagagagagagagagtgtgtaagtgtgtgtatatgctgGCTGTCAGGTGGCTGTGGCTGGACATCAAACATCGCCACAGAACTCCGAGACAAGTGACAAAAATATTTCAGGGattgttaaatctaaaaaaaactttacgtGGGTTTAAAAACACCCAGATTCCACCCAATTCttctttcctatttttttttttcttttttatgaaaaaaagtgaaaaaataataCGTACTCATCCATCTGCAGAGCAGGGCTGATGAGAGGCGAGCTGCTGTTGGAGAAAAGAGACGgatgcactctctctctctgcaggctGGAGGCTCTGTGGGTTTGAGAGATGGAGTTATGCGTTAGACGAGCATAAGGAATTGAGCTTCAAATAACACTGAACCAGGGTTTTTCAGTCAAACTATTTTGACATGTTTCACTTCTGGGCCCAAGATGCCTCTGCAACAAAGTGTTGCTGTCCGTTGGTTCGGCTGCACTTCACATAGATGCTGTCAAAACTGTTTTGGTCTAACCGATGGAAATTCTGTTGGGGATGCACCAACCCAATGAGGACTATTTCGTGATTTTCAAATTCGAAAATAGGTTAAATGCACCAAGTAGGATGGTTAGTTAATACCCAACTAAAAGAATTGCACCAGATGAAGATCAGATATCGGCATACGCTCTGAACCACTGAGATCAGTGCATTTCTAAAACCTTTATCTGTTTTTATCCTTGTAACAAGATAGCAATCTTATTCGAGATGCATAATAACGCTGAATGGTTATTCTATAGGGCTGACTCCATACCTTTGTTTAGTAGGTTTGGAGGCTTCTTCCAGTCTTCGGCAGGCTTCTTCGAGCTGGGTCAGGGTGTTCGGTGGCGACAGGGGTGGCATCGTGGGATCCTGGATGAATGGATGACCCGGATGGTGTGCTCGAGCATGACCGCCTACTCCTCCGCCACCCCATAAGGGCGTCTTAGAGGATACGTCGCTCGGGTGTGTCTTCTTCAGGCCTTGAGAACTGTAAGAatcgatttttaaaaattaattttccaTGTTGTATTTTCGAACAGATTTATAGCTATAACATATGTAAAGGTAGTATATAGCTATAATTTATATGGAGGTACATCATATAGGCATAATGTATGTAGAGATTCAACACATAGCTATAAAGTGTGCTCGTGTGACTCACCTGTGAGATTTGTGCCTGTTTTGCCTCTCACTTTCCAGGATCCATTGCCACACGTTGTGTGATCGAACTATCCCATCTCTGGGAAGCAGAGGCGAGCTGCTTTCCTCTTCGCTCGACTTGCAACCGCTCATTCCATCACTAATATTACTGGGACGCTTAGACAATGTGCTGGTGCGCctagaaaacaaaaatcaaaagaaaatcagGCCCAGGAGATCCGCACCATGATGAGCTCTAGTAGTTATGTTTTCATGTAGATAATTTCGTTCCTCCAGAACTCACCCTTGTTGAAGATCGGCTGAGTTGTGGCACCGTTGGTAGCAGTAGTCCGACCCGGACGATCCTAGACACTGCGCTACTCGGTGCGCCGCCTCGGCCTCCATCTCCTCCCTGCTCTTGGGTGAAGcagtgtggtggtggtggatgTAGTGGTGATGGATGTGCTTGGTGGACGACTTGGGAGCCATCACGGGCATCTTGGATGGTACAGAACAGTGCATACTAGGTAAAAGGTTGGGCACGGAGCCTTGCTGACGGTGATGGTCTGGGGAACGTGAGCGAGGAGAGTAGCCTTGTATGCTAGGGGACTGGCACCCTGGGGTCTTTAGGACCCTAGAGAGGTGCTCGTCCAGGATGGCTTGAGGGTCTTCGTCGCACAATCCGGAGGAGAGGAGGTTGAGGGAGGTGGGTGGCTGCTGGGGGACGACCACGGGTAACTCGCTGTCGTCTCGCTCTTCttcctacacacacatgcacagagcaCGAGGAAGTGAGTTGGCTGTCATTCTTGCTTGTATTAGAAATCTAAATGATAAACTATCCTTCCAGTCTGTGTACCAAAGCGGTCAGGCAAGTCTTACTAtttcaaagcactgaaacaCTGACAGTCTCTGTTCTCTTATTCATTGCATTGCTAGCTTCAAAACTTGACATATTTTCTACTTCTGAGGCGTGTCTAAGTGTTTCtcaataaatacaaatacaataatatCTTTGCCTGTGTTGAccccaaagtaaaaaaaaataaaataatatattattccCTTAGTAAATGA of Clarias gariepinus isolate MV-2021 ecotype Netherlands chromosome 6, CGAR_prim_01v2, whole genome shotgun sequence contains these proteins:
- the LOC128527085 gene encoding axin-2-like, producing the protein MSRALIEPVATSFREDAPRPPVPGEEGEEEASSLSRRDPSAYMKLKSAVKTARAPRRDEDEPEGSASPDSPLARWTKSLRSLLADQDGAHLFRTFLERERCEDALDFWFACNGFRQMDLQDAKTRRVARAIYKRYVEGRGVVAEHLRAATRACIRESVKKQRIELRMFDQAQTEIEGGLEESAYRAFLTSDIYLDYVRSGGENHAYAHGGLASLELMCGYLPPLIEDKEWSCGELKAKALAAVVGLSAETLRATMTLRTADCRAQKRGDPASPYFVNSGHVVAPASSANNSEVSSDATTDDSMSMTDSSVDGIPPYKQGTKKQLQREMNRSVKINGQVSLPHFPRTQRLPREMAPVKPSTFAAELIARLEKLKREQDTFNSLEERLQQIQEEEERDDSELPVVVPQQPPTSLNLLSSGLCDEDPQAILDEHLSRVLKTPGCQSPSIQGYSPRSRSPDHHRQQGSVPNLLPSMHCSVPSKMPVMAPKSSTKHIHHHYIHHHHTASPKSREEMEAEAAHRVAQCLGSSGSDYCYQRCHNSADLQQGRTSTLSKRPSNISDGMSGCKSSEEESSSPLLPRDGIVRSHNVWQWILESERQNRHKSHSSQGLKKTHPSDVSSKTPLWGGGGVGGHARAHHPGHPFIQDPTMPPLSPPNTLTQLEEACRRLEEASKPTKQRASSLQRERVHPSLFSNSSSPLISPALQMDEWKEQRRLSAGHSSAHSGTELVVTYFFCGEEIPYRRLMKTHSLTLGHFKEQLRKKGNYRYYFKKASDEFECGAVFEEIWEDGTVLPMYEGKILGKVERMD